One part of the Longimicrobiales bacterium genome encodes these proteins:
- a CDS encoding vitamin K epoxide reductase family protein, with product MTDLASETSPTDPVGGVVAPPTNRMVIAILALIGLCVALYLWAHNAGLTGPIVCGVGDCATVQSSEYATIGPIPVSSIGVFGYIVVLALSFVGLQPAHRDSALIGGLLLTGSGGGVVFSGWLTYLEAFVINAWCQYCVISAILITLIFLASLPEIPRLRGGTS from the coding sequence GTGACAGATCTCGCGAGCGAAACGTCGCCGACTGACCCGGTCGGGGGCGTTGTGGCTCCGCCCACGAATCGAATGGTCATCGCGATTCTGGCACTCATCGGCTTGTGCGTGGCGCTCTACCTCTGGGCGCACAACGCGGGACTCACCGGCCCCATAGTTTGCGGTGTGGGTGACTGCGCGACCGTTCAGTCGTCCGAGTATGCCACCATTGGGCCGATACCCGTTTCGTCCATCGGCGTGTTCGGGTACATCGTCGTTTTGGCTCTGAGCTTCGTCGGGCTACAACCGGCCCACCGTGATTCCGCTCTGATTGGTGGGTTGCTGTTGACTGGATCTGGAGGAGGGGTCGTCTTCTCTGGCTGGCTCACCTACCTCGAGGCGTTCGTCATCAACGCGTGGTGCCAGTACTGCGTGATCTCAGCGATTCTGATCACGCTTATCTTCCTAGCCTCGCTTCCTGAAATACCGCGACTGCGCGGAGGCACTTCGTGA
- a CDS encoding DUF402 domain-containing protein has product MSESPPNVPEHPLIAIHYRRPPDRLRVYVQQVVHEQDDVIVTVSEPLELEQPVQVNGEIVLETGSRAVWFTFPDMWHDIGRFHRADGSFTGVYANILTPPVIDGPIWHTTDLWLDVWVSPTDVSELLDEDEFLEGVAQKHIDQETADRARWEAEQIIGRHRRGLWPPPIVADWTLERVLKELSAP; this is encoded by the coding sequence TTGAGCGAATCGCCACCGAACGTGCCTGAACACCCCCTGATCGCGATTCACTATCGCCGTCCGCCTGACCGTCTTCGTGTCTACGTGCAGCAAGTCGTGCACGAGCAGGACGACGTCATTGTCACCGTGTCGGAACCCCTGGAACTGGAACAACCGGTGCAGGTGAACGGGGAGATCGTGCTTGAAACAGGCTCCCGCGCTGTGTGGTTCACCTTCCCGGATATGTGGCACGACATCGGTCGATTCCACCGTGCCGACGGATCATTTACCGGAGTGTACGCGAACATTCTGACCCCGCCCGTGATCGACGGGCCCATCTGGCACACGACCGATCTCTGGCTGGACGTCTGGGTGTCGCCAACCGATGTGAGCGAACTGCTCGACGAAGACGAATTTCTGGAAGGCGTTGCCCAGAAGCACATCGACCAGGAGACGGCGGATCGCGCGCGTTGGGAGGCCGAGCAGATCATCGGACGGCACCGACGGGGGCTATGGCCACCGCCGATCGTGGCTGATTGGACGCTCGAGCGCGTCCTTAAGGAACTTTCTGCTCCCTAG
- a CDS encoding XdhC family protein, which yields MTHEDDRTLAGALAEASAAGRSCVLATIVSTRGSTPRKVGARMLVDPENGLTGTVGGGCGEAEVIESAYRVLDSGASERVRVDLTEDFTTWSPAVCGGVMDVFVERIATERA from the coding sequence ATGACGCACGAAGATGATCGCACGCTCGCGGGGGCGCTGGCAGAAGCGAGCGCTGCAGGGCGCTCGTGCGTGCTTGCGACCATCGTGAGCACACGGGGATCTACTCCGCGGAAGGTAGGCGCCCGGATGCTGGTCGATCCGGAGAACGGCCTCACGGGAACGGTCGGCGGTGGATGTGGTGAGGCAGAGGTCATCGAGTCAGCCTATCGCGTGCTCGACTCTGGGGCGTCTGAACGTGTGCGCGTCGACCTCACCGAAGATTTCACGACGTGGAGCCCCGCGGTATGTGGCGGCGTGATGGACGTGTTCGTTGAGCGAATCGCCACCGAACGTGCCTGA